A window from Solanum stenotomum isolate F172 chromosome 7, ASM1918654v1, whole genome shotgun sequence encodes these proteins:
- the LOC125870173 gene encoding protein SCAR2 isoform X4 has translation MPVNRYQIRNEYSLADPELYKSADKDDPEALLEGVAMAGLVGVLRQLGDLAEFAAEIFHDLHEEVMATAARGHSLTARVKQLEADFPLIERAFLSQTNHSSFFYNAGTDWHPNLRIDQNMVTRGDLPRFVMDSYEECRGPPRLFLLDKFDVAGAGACLKRYTDPSSFKVETSSYAFTTSDVQREKKTRKTKKRGSRWRNGETPEVLPTSHAKLHQLFLEERIENGINVPAHRLKLKRKLNGFPFDPKTGKSYMNKFLEASSPEHKVVHEVGIDSSPLRLPSTDAYETLADTEDIRPPSPDKEVMRRNKRASLSPSPPQSEENNSLRPCLDEVNEDLSHYRVRGISRRSHKSQTTDNLPSIHSVVDEKEITVDGESRTEKGIGYESDDVASEIDNYVDALTTMEAELETDSEQRDRRDLHFLNSKKQVLCLSSSSEKLQTQSSDSHSIENSTLSDDGNSYSKKEISSFSCSDSPSTSVESVLLESEVSSKGAKTSDTSCEQQSVNEETQLPQPPEDSVYDRKCITVAREPSGSCDSVAGMRAETNEKFVTHGKSEDPLTTIAEDASSLHVSLPHAPVILDAPERNGDDSPSRASIDVKLTDGLVDRNLRLDENVSCSSSHSDVPCHARDNMPESESPEIQHEINLYNDDASLVNNLPFTSELLNVPSEDRREVLSSDYQQLPNLDGEDPSVGDDSASLYNLPNCPSLEEGDTSPSLLAVNHPNHVDDGLDNENSNGSSVGSVQILDVLGSSDKDCGKHFTMSHDEIAEDACMKPHNISTKDIEAGNTDKDREETCGAFSDAVMSEPGDLSTNCGGDDLDFVDVLNPQTSEIATDIQPLESGELDISCSRQENPVEVSSLTKNDEKGSIAPSELLSGTVFTGSITSPHLKSLTNEGILSDETVNKIDRSDVTDETASPLAALAYKENFDDLSSSLDHKLFSEESVWSIGHSSQNELEIDPPNSHAESKFMIQRADTPDSNSFVLDTSNCHHPESAVLDTLSGSELSFDAENTVDSSTAPSQAPLKNWCLDTEEVLSRRRNVADSTEDASSLQISPEEGKDELEDNQPNEELLHKVDLDQSPHLEKIQSHVDQASDASSLSFLANLPSQDAIPDVFAHNSNQVPQPLLTGYCAEERAESAIHEQVKREVLDNGEAKSEPLPQLTQSQLVDCFDIEQSAEASSISSQTVGPSHPSFPELLSQSNQDSLSSLYKKDEEIASKVPDNERVIDEDTAKEVLLPQFEEARLSNHVEIVGALDASSVPFIINVPSQSSVSNPLPLSSHNVNPFEIGNISTSPGFSLLPDEPQISLAEMPPLPPLPPIQWRMGKLHSSPDLDGDPTQHYIGANQSSLASRTDQNAQPVNQNMLPAVATESSELIDTYSTDSVAQSGQYHEVQLPSLHSIRRGEAQPINWIPDVTSLDKPSIDVLGSSEELIQQQNQVTPELLLEKQGSAHLEGNLPLPVSDGIKPKALPTDTVITDASESLFHEPSQPQHQPLHQLAPETCLNKSNLEETLTSLEKNVVTHGTVIPSYTENAKPDHSVPTTEAEIIWPAVEEGNTNEIRIVKLQRPRTPLIDDLAAHDKSKLRKVTERVRPEIQKDDEKDSLLQLRKVTERAMPEIPKVDERDSLLEQIRKKSFNLKPTVATRPSIQGPQTNLRVAAILEKAKTIRQAFAGSDEEDDEDSWSDS, from the exons ATGCCTGTGAATAGGTATCAGATTAGGAACGAGTACAGTTTGGCTGATCCGGAACTGTACAAATCTGCTGATAAAGATGATCCAGAAGCTCTACTTGAAGGCGTTGCCATGGCTGGACTTGTTGGTGTTTTGCGTCAGCTTGGTGACCTCGCCGA GTTTGCTGCTGAGATATTCCATGACTTGCATGAAGAAGTGATGGCAACTGCTGCAAGAGGTCATAGTCTAACGGCCAGGGTCAAGCAGCTTGAAGCTGATTTTCCTTTGATTGAGAGGGCATTCCTCTCACAGACCAATCACTCGTCTTTCTTCTATAATGCTG GTACTGATTGGCATCCTAATCTGCGAATCGACCAAAATATGGTTACAAGGGGAGATTTACCTCGATTTGTGATGGATTCATATGAAGAATGCAGAGGTCCACCTCGCTTGTTTCTTCTAGACAA GTTTGATGTTGCTGGAGCTGGAGCATGTCTGAAACGTTATACTGACCCTTCATCCTTTAAAGTCGAGACATCCTCTTATGCATTCACAACTTCAGATGTTCAGAGGGAAAAGAAAACTCGCAAGACAAAG AAGAGAGGTTCACGCTGGAGGAATGGGGAGACACCTGAGGTGTTGCCTACATCACATGCCAA ACTCCATCAGCTGTTCTTGGAGGAACGCATTGAAAACGGTATAAATGTTCCTGCacatcgtttgaaattgaaaagaaaGCTGAATGGATTTCCATTTGACCCAAAAACTGGGAAAAGCTATATGAATAAGTTCTTGGAGGCTTCTTCACCAGAACATAAAGTAGTCCATGAAGTCGGTATTGACTCATCACCTTTGAGATTGCCATCGACTGATGCCTATGAAACTTTGGCGGACACTGAAGATATTAGACCACCGAGTCCTGATAAGGAGGTGATGCGGAGAAATAAGAGAGCATCTTTATCGCCATCTCCACCACAAAGTGAAGAGAATAATAGTCTAAGACCATGCTTAGATGAAGTCAATGAGGATCTCTCCCACTATCGTGTAAGAGGAATTTCCAGACGAAGCCATAAATCACAAACAACTGATAACTTGCCTTCTATTCATAGCGTGGTTGATGAAAAGGAAATAACAGTGGATGGAGAAAGCCGAACAGAAAAAGGTATTGGTTATGAGTCTGATGATGTTGCTAGTGAAATAGATAATTACGTTGATGCCCTAACTACAATGGAGGCAGAATTAGAAACAGACTCTGAGCAGAGAGACAGAAGGGATTTGCACTTCTTGAACAGCAAAAAGCAAGTGTTATGTCTGTCTTCTAGCAGTGAAAAGCTTCAAACTCAATCTTCAGATTCTCATTCAATTGAGAACTCTACATTATCTGATGACGGGAATAGTTATTCTAAGAAAGAAATATCTAGTTTTTCTTGTTCTGATTCCCCTAGCACTTCTGTTGAGAGTGTCCTCTTGGAGAGCGAAGTTTCTAGTAAGGGAGCTAAGACCTCTGATACTTCATGTGAGCAGCAATCTGTTAATGAGGAGACTCAATTACCCCAGCCTCCAGAAGACAGTGTTTATGATAGAAAATGCATTACAGTAGCTAGGGAACCCAGTGGCAGTTGTGACTCTG TTGCAGGGATGAGAGCTGAAACAAATGAAAAGTTCGTCACTCATGGCAAGAGTGAAGATCCTTTAACTACCATTGCAGAAGATGCATCAAGTTTGCATGTCAGTCTACCCCATGCTCCTGTTATCCTTGATGCTCCAGAACGGAATGGAGATGATTCACCATCTAGAGCATCCATTGACGTCAAGCTAACAGATGGTTTGGTTGATCGAAATTTGAGGCTAGATGAAAATGTGTCTTGTTCATCAAGTCATTCTGATGTTCCTTGTCACGCCAGAGATAACATGCCAGAGTCAGAATCTCCTGAAATCCAGCATGAGATCAATTTATATAATGATGATGCGAGTCTGGTTAACAATCTTCCCTTTACATCTGAGCTCCTTAACGTTCCTTCTGAAGACAGGCGTGAAGTGCTGTCTTCTGATTATCAGCAGTTACCCAATTTGGATGGTGAGGATCCATCGGTAGGTGATGATTCAGCCTCCTTATATAATCTTCCTAATTGTCCTTCATTGGAAGAAGGTGATACCTCACCTTCATTGTTGGCTGTAAACCACCCAAACCATGTGGATGATGGTCTAGACAATGAGAATTCAAATGGTAGTTCTGTTGGTTCAGTTCAGATACTGGATGTATTGGGTTCTTCTGATAAAGATTGTGGCAAACACTTTACCATGTCTCATGATGAAATTGCAGAAGATGCATGCATGAAGCCACATAACATCAGTACCAAAGATATTGAAGCTGGTAATACAGATAAAGATCGTGAAGAGACATGTGGGGCATTCAGCGATGCAGTTATGTCTGAGCCAGGGGACCTCAGTACGAACTGTGGGGGAGATGACCTCGATTTTGTTGACGTGCTGAACCCTCAGACTTCAGAAATTGCAACTGATATTCAGCCACTTGAATCTGGAGAATTGGATATTTCATGTTCTAGGCAGGAAAATCCTGTTGAAGTTTCGAGTTTAACAAAAAATGATGAGAAGGGTAGTATTGCTCCCAGTGAGCTTTTGTCTGGAACTGTGTTCACCGGTTCAATTACCTCTCCACATCTCAAATCATTGACCAATGAAGGAATACTGTCAGATGAGACAGTAAATAAGATAGATAGGTCTGATGTCACAGATGAGACAGCTTCGCCTCTTGCTGCCTTGGCTTATAAGGAAAATTTTGATGATCTAAGCTCATCTTTAGATCACAAATTATTTTCAGAAGAATCTGTTTGGTCAATTGGACATTCCAGCCAGAATGAATTGGAAATTGATCCACCTAATAGTCATGCAGAATCAAAGTTTATGATACAGAGAGCTGATACCCCAGATTCTAACTCCTTTGTGCTTGATACATCCAACTGTCATCATCCCGAGTCAGCAGTTCTCGATACTCTCTCTGGAAGCGAACTCTCGTTTGATGCTGAAAACACTGTGGACTCGAGTACTGCTCCAAGCCAAGCACCATTAAAAAATTGGTGCTTGGATACTGAAGAGGTACTCTCCCGAAGGAGGAATGTTGCCGATTCCACTGAAGATGCCTCATCTTTGCAAATTTCTCCGGAAGAAGGAAAGGATGAATTAGAAGACAATCAACCCAATGAGGAATTGCTGCACAAAGTTGATTTGGACCAATCACCTCATTTGGAGAAGATACAAAGTCATGTTGACCAAGCGTCTGATGCGTCTTCCCTATCTTTTCTGGCAAACCTGCCGAGTCAAGATGCAATCCCAGATGTTTTCGCCCACAACAGCAATCAAGTTCCTCAACCCTTGCTAACTGGTTACTGTGCAGAAGAGAGGGCTGAGTCAGCCATTCATGAGCAAGTTAAAAGGGAAGTGCTGGATAATGGTGAGGCAAAGTCAGAGCCATTACCTCAGTTAACCCAGTCACAACTGGTAGATTGCTTTGACATTGAACAATCTGCTGAAGCTTCTTCAATATCTTCACAAACAGTGGGCCCCAGTCATCCTTCATTCCCCGAGCTTTTATCACAGAGCAACCAAGATAGTTTGTCATCTTTGTACAAAAAAGATGAAGAGATAGCATCTAAAGTACCAGATAACGAGAGAGTGATAGATGAAGATACAGCTAAAGAGGTGCTGTTACCTCAATTTGAAGAGGCACGCCTCTCCAATCATGTTGAGATAGTAGGAGCCCTCGATGCTTCTTCGGTACCATTTATAATAAATGTTCCTAGTCAATCTTCGGTTTCAAATCCCTTACCTCTCAGCAGTCATAATGTCAATCCTTTTGAAATCGGGAATATTTCTACCTCTCCTGGCTTTTCCCTGCTTCCCGATGAACCTCAGATCAGTCTGGCAGAAATGCCCCCATTGCCTCCTCTTCCTCCAATTCAATGGAGGATGGGGAAACTACATTCTTCCCCTGATTTGGACGGGGATCCAACACAGCATTATATAGGTGCCAATCAATCAAGTCTGGCATCTAGGACTGATCAGAATGCTCAACCTGTGAATCAAAACATGCTGCCAGCTGTAGCTACAGAGAGTTCAGAACTTATTGATACGTATTCTACTGATAGTGTGGCACAATCAG GTCAATATCATGAGGTGCAGCTGCCTAGTTTGCATTCTATAAGAAGAGGGGAGGCACAGCCTATTAATTGGATCCCAGATGTAACTTCTCTGGATAAACCTTCTATTGATGTTTTGGGTTCAAGTGAAGAACTCATCCAACAACAGAACCAAGTCACTCCAGAATTGCTTCTGGAGAAACAAGGCTCTGCTCATTTGGAAGGGAATCTGCCTCTACCAGTTAGTGATGGAATAAAGCCAAAAGCACTTCCTACAGATACAGTGATTACAGATGCTTCTGAGTCGTTATTCCATGAACCATCCCAGCCCCAGCATCAACCTCTCCATCAGTTAGCACCGGAGACTTGCTTAAACAAATCCAATCTTGAAGAGACCCTCACAAGTTTGGAGAAAAATGTGGTGACTCATGGTACTGTTATCCCATCATATACAGAAAATGCAAAGCCTGATCATAGCGTTCCAACTACAGAGGCAGAAATTATTTGGCCAGCTGTGGAGGAAGGAAACACTAATGAGATTCGTATAGTGAAACTACAAAGACCACGGACTCCATTAATTGATGATCTTGCTGCGCATGACAAAAGCAAA TTGAGGAAGGTTACAGAGCGGGTTAGGCCTGAAATACAGAAG GATGATGAAAAAGATTCTCTCTTGCAGTTGAGGAAGGTTACAGAGCGGGCCATGCCTGAAATACCAAAGGTTGATGAAAGAGATTCTCTCCTAgaacaaataaggaaaaag TCATTCAATCTGAAACCAACGGTTGCAACAAGGCCTAGTATTCAGGGTCCTCAGACTAATCTGAGAGTTgctgcaattttggagaaagcAAAAACAATTCGCCAG GCCTTTGCTGGAAGTGATGAAGAGGATGACGAGGATTCTTGGAGTGATTCATGA
- the LOC125870173 gene encoding protein SCAR2 isoform X5 — protein MPVNRYQIRNEYSLADPELYKSADKDDPEALLEGVAMAGLVGVLRQLGDLAEFAAEIFHDLHEEVMATAARGHSLTARVKQLEADFPLIERAFLSQTNHSSFFYNAGTDWHPNLRIDQNMVTRGDLPRFVMDSYEECRGPPRLFLLDKFDVAGAGACLKRYTDPSSFKVETSSYAFTTSDVQREKKTRKTKKRGSRWRNGETPEVLPTSHAKLHQLFLEERIENGINVPAHRLKLKRKLNGFPFDPKTGKSYMNKFLEASSPEHKVVHEVGIDSSPLRLPSTDAYETLADTEDIRPPSPDKEVMRRNKRASLSPSPPQSEENNSLRPCLDEVNEDLSHYRVRGISRRSHKSQTTDNLPSIHSVVDEKEITVDGESRTEKGIGYESDDVASEIDNYVDALTTMEAELETDSEQRDRRDLHFLNSKKQVLCLSSSSEKLQTQSSDSHSIENSTLSDDGNSYSKKEISSFSCSDSPSTSVESVLLESEVSSKGAKTSDTSCEQQSVNEETQLPQPPEDSVYDRKCITVAREPSGSCDSVAGMRAETNEKFVTHGKSEDPLTTIAEDASSLHVSLPHAPVILDAPERNGDDSPSRASIDVKLTDGLVDRNLRLDENVSCSSSHSDVPCHARDNMPESESPEIQHEINLYNDDASLVNNLPFTSELLNVPSEDRREVLSSDYQQLPNLDGEDPSVGDDSASLYNLPNCPSLEEGDTSPSLLAVNHPNHVDDGLDNENSNGSSVGSVQILDVLGSSDKDCGKHFTMSHDEIAEDACMKPHNISTKDIEAGNTDKDREETCGAFSDAVMSEPGDLSTNCGGDDLDFVDVLNPQTSEIATDIQPLESGELDISCSRQENPVEVSSLTKNDEKGSIAPSELLSGTVFTGSITSPHLKSLTNEGILSDETVNKIDRSDVTDETASPLAALAYKENFDDLSSSLDHKLFSEESVWSIGHSSQNELEIDPPNSHAESKFMIQRADTPDSNSFVLDTSNCHHPESAVLDTLSGSELSFDAENTVDSSTAPSQAPLKNWCLDTEEVLSRRRNVADSTEDASSLQISPEEGKDELEDNQPNEELLHKVDLDQSPHLEKIQSHVDQASDASSLSFLANLPSQDAIPDVFAHNSNQVPQPLLTGYCAEERAESAIHEQVKREVLDNGEAKSEPLPQLTQSQLVDCFDIEQSAEASSISSQTVGPSHPSFPELLSQSNQDSLSSLYKKDEEIASKVPDNERVIDEDTAKEVLLPQFEEARLSNHVEIVGALDASSVPFIINVPSQSSVSNPLPLSSHNVNPFEIGNISTSPGFSLLPDEPQISLAEMPPLPPLPPIQWRMGKLHSSPDLDGDPTQHYIGANQSSLASRTDQNAQPVNQNMLPAVATESSELIDTYSTDSVAQSGQYHEVQLPSLHSIRRGEAQPINWIPDVTSLDKPSIDVLGSSEELIQQQNQVTPELLLEKQGSAHLEGNLPLPVSDGIKPKALPTDTVITDASESLFHEPSQPQHQPLHQLAPETCLNKSNLEETLTSLEKNVVTHGTVIPSYTENAKPDHSVPTTEAEIIWPAVEEGNTNEIRIVKLQRPRTPLIDDLAAHDKSKLRKVTERVRPEIQKVDERDSLLEQIRKKSFNLKPTVATRPSIQGPQTNLRVAAILEKAKTIRQAFAGSDEEDDEDSWSDS, from the exons ATGCCTGTGAATAGGTATCAGATTAGGAACGAGTACAGTTTGGCTGATCCGGAACTGTACAAATCTGCTGATAAAGATGATCCAGAAGCTCTACTTGAAGGCGTTGCCATGGCTGGACTTGTTGGTGTTTTGCGTCAGCTTGGTGACCTCGCCGA GTTTGCTGCTGAGATATTCCATGACTTGCATGAAGAAGTGATGGCAACTGCTGCAAGAGGTCATAGTCTAACGGCCAGGGTCAAGCAGCTTGAAGCTGATTTTCCTTTGATTGAGAGGGCATTCCTCTCACAGACCAATCACTCGTCTTTCTTCTATAATGCTG GTACTGATTGGCATCCTAATCTGCGAATCGACCAAAATATGGTTACAAGGGGAGATTTACCTCGATTTGTGATGGATTCATATGAAGAATGCAGAGGTCCACCTCGCTTGTTTCTTCTAGACAA GTTTGATGTTGCTGGAGCTGGAGCATGTCTGAAACGTTATACTGACCCTTCATCCTTTAAAGTCGAGACATCCTCTTATGCATTCACAACTTCAGATGTTCAGAGGGAAAAGAAAACTCGCAAGACAAAG AAGAGAGGTTCACGCTGGAGGAATGGGGAGACACCTGAGGTGTTGCCTACATCACATGCCAA ACTCCATCAGCTGTTCTTGGAGGAACGCATTGAAAACGGTATAAATGTTCCTGCacatcgtttgaaattgaaaagaaaGCTGAATGGATTTCCATTTGACCCAAAAACTGGGAAAAGCTATATGAATAAGTTCTTGGAGGCTTCTTCACCAGAACATAAAGTAGTCCATGAAGTCGGTATTGACTCATCACCTTTGAGATTGCCATCGACTGATGCCTATGAAACTTTGGCGGACACTGAAGATATTAGACCACCGAGTCCTGATAAGGAGGTGATGCGGAGAAATAAGAGAGCATCTTTATCGCCATCTCCACCACAAAGTGAAGAGAATAATAGTCTAAGACCATGCTTAGATGAAGTCAATGAGGATCTCTCCCACTATCGTGTAAGAGGAATTTCCAGACGAAGCCATAAATCACAAACAACTGATAACTTGCCTTCTATTCATAGCGTGGTTGATGAAAAGGAAATAACAGTGGATGGAGAAAGCCGAACAGAAAAAGGTATTGGTTATGAGTCTGATGATGTTGCTAGTGAAATAGATAATTACGTTGATGCCCTAACTACAATGGAGGCAGAATTAGAAACAGACTCTGAGCAGAGAGACAGAAGGGATTTGCACTTCTTGAACAGCAAAAAGCAAGTGTTATGTCTGTCTTCTAGCAGTGAAAAGCTTCAAACTCAATCTTCAGATTCTCATTCAATTGAGAACTCTACATTATCTGATGACGGGAATAGTTATTCTAAGAAAGAAATATCTAGTTTTTCTTGTTCTGATTCCCCTAGCACTTCTGTTGAGAGTGTCCTCTTGGAGAGCGAAGTTTCTAGTAAGGGAGCTAAGACCTCTGATACTTCATGTGAGCAGCAATCTGTTAATGAGGAGACTCAATTACCCCAGCCTCCAGAAGACAGTGTTTATGATAGAAAATGCATTACAGTAGCTAGGGAACCCAGTGGCAGTTGTGACTCTG TTGCAGGGATGAGAGCTGAAACAAATGAAAAGTTCGTCACTCATGGCAAGAGTGAAGATCCTTTAACTACCATTGCAGAAGATGCATCAAGTTTGCATGTCAGTCTACCCCATGCTCCTGTTATCCTTGATGCTCCAGAACGGAATGGAGATGATTCACCATCTAGAGCATCCATTGACGTCAAGCTAACAGATGGTTTGGTTGATCGAAATTTGAGGCTAGATGAAAATGTGTCTTGTTCATCAAGTCATTCTGATGTTCCTTGTCACGCCAGAGATAACATGCCAGAGTCAGAATCTCCTGAAATCCAGCATGAGATCAATTTATATAATGATGATGCGAGTCTGGTTAACAATCTTCCCTTTACATCTGAGCTCCTTAACGTTCCTTCTGAAGACAGGCGTGAAGTGCTGTCTTCTGATTATCAGCAGTTACCCAATTTGGATGGTGAGGATCCATCGGTAGGTGATGATTCAGCCTCCTTATATAATCTTCCTAATTGTCCTTCATTGGAAGAAGGTGATACCTCACCTTCATTGTTGGCTGTAAACCACCCAAACCATGTGGATGATGGTCTAGACAATGAGAATTCAAATGGTAGTTCTGTTGGTTCAGTTCAGATACTGGATGTATTGGGTTCTTCTGATAAAGATTGTGGCAAACACTTTACCATGTCTCATGATGAAATTGCAGAAGATGCATGCATGAAGCCACATAACATCAGTACCAAAGATATTGAAGCTGGTAATACAGATAAAGATCGTGAAGAGACATGTGGGGCATTCAGCGATGCAGTTATGTCTGAGCCAGGGGACCTCAGTACGAACTGTGGGGGAGATGACCTCGATTTTGTTGACGTGCTGAACCCTCAGACTTCAGAAATTGCAACTGATATTCAGCCACTTGAATCTGGAGAATTGGATATTTCATGTTCTAGGCAGGAAAATCCTGTTGAAGTTTCGAGTTTAACAAAAAATGATGAGAAGGGTAGTATTGCTCCCAGTGAGCTTTTGTCTGGAACTGTGTTCACCGGTTCAATTACCTCTCCACATCTCAAATCATTGACCAATGAAGGAATACTGTCAGATGAGACAGTAAATAAGATAGATAGGTCTGATGTCACAGATGAGACAGCTTCGCCTCTTGCTGCCTTGGCTTATAAGGAAAATTTTGATGATCTAAGCTCATCTTTAGATCACAAATTATTTTCAGAAGAATCTGTTTGGTCAATTGGACATTCCAGCCAGAATGAATTGGAAATTGATCCACCTAATAGTCATGCAGAATCAAAGTTTATGATACAGAGAGCTGATACCCCAGATTCTAACTCCTTTGTGCTTGATACATCCAACTGTCATCATCCCGAGTCAGCAGTTCTCGATACTCTCTCTGGAAGCGAACTCTCGTTTGATGCTGAAAACACTGTGGACTCGAGTACTGCTCCAAGCCAAGCACCATTAAAAAATTGGTGCTTGGATACTGAAGAGGTACTCTCCCGAAGGAGGAATGTTGCCGATTCCACTGAAGATGCCTCATCTTTGCAAATTTCTCCGGAAGAAGGAAAGGATGAATTAGAAGACAATCAACCCAATGAGGAATTGCTGCACAAAGTTGATTTGGACCAATCACCTCATTTGGAGAAGATACAAAGTCATGTTGACCAAGCGTCTGATGCGTCTTCCCTATCTTTTCTGGCAAACCTGCCGAGTCAAGATGCAATCCCAGATGTTTTCGCCCACAACAGCAATCAAGTTCCTCAACCCTTGCTAACTGGTTACTGTGCAGAAGAGAGGGCTGAGTCAGCCATTCATGAGCAAGTTAAAAGGGAAGTGCTGGATAATGGTGAGGCAAAGTCAGAGCCATTACCTCAGTTAACCCAGTCACAACTGGTAGATTGCTTTGACATTGAACAATCTGCTGAAGCTTCTTCAATATCTTCACAAACAGTGGGCCCCAGTCATCCTTCATTCCCCGAGCTTTTATCACAGAGCAACCAAGATAGTTTGTCATCTTTGTACAAAAAAGATGAAGAGATAGCATCTAAAGTACCAGATAACGAGAGAGTGATAGATGAAGATACAGCTAAAGAGGTGCTGTTACCTCAATTTGAAGAGGCACGCCTCTCCAATCATGTTGAGATAGTAGGAGCCCTCGATGCTTCTTCGGTACCATTTATAATAAATGTTCCTAGTCAATCTTCGGTTTCAAATCCCTTACCTCTCAGCAGTCATAATGTCAATCCTTTTGAAATCGGGAATATTTCTACCTCTCCTGGCTTTTCCCTGCTTCCCGATGAACCTCAGATCAGTCTGGCAGAAATGCCCCCATTGCCTCCTCTTCCTCCAATTCAATGGAGGATGGGGAAACTACATTCTTCCCCTGATTTGGACGGGGATCCAACACAGCATTATATAGGTGCCAATCAATCAAGTCTGGCATCTAGGACTGATCAGAATGCTCAACCTGTGAATCAAAACATGCTGCCAGCTGTAGCTACAGAGAGTTCAGAACTTATTGATACGTATTCTACTGATAGTGTGGCACAATCAG GTCAATATCATGAGGTGCAGCTGCCTAGTTTGCATTCTATAAGAAGAGGGGAGGCACAGCCTATTAATTGGATCCCAGATGTAACTTCTCTGGATAAACCTTCTATTGATGTTTTGGGTTCAAGTGAAGAACTCATCCAACAACAGAACCAAGTCACTCCAGAATTGCTTCTGGAGAAACAAGGCTCTGCTCATTTGGAAGGGAATCTGCCTCTACCAGTTAGTGATGGAATAAAGCCAAAAGCACTTCCTACAGATACAGTGATTACAGATGCTTCTGAGTCGTTATTCCATGAACCATCCCAGCCCCAGCATCAACCTCTCCATCAGTTAGCACCGGAGACTTGCTTAAACAAATCCAATCTTGAAGAGACCCTCACAAGTTTGGAGAAAAATGTGGTGACTCATGGTACTGTTATCCCATCATATACAGAAAATGCAAAGCCTGATCATAGCGTTCCAACTACAGAGGCAGAAATTATTTGGCCAGCTGTGGAGGAAGGAAACACTAATGAGATTCGTATAGTGAAACTACAAAGACCACGGACTCCATTAATTGATGATCTTGCTGCGCATGACAAAAGCAAA TTGAGGAAGGTTACAGAGCGGGTTAGGCCTGAAATACAGAAG GTTGATGAAAGAGATTCTCTCCTAgaacaaataaggaaaaag TCATTCAATCTGAAACCAACGGTTGCAACAAGGCCTAGTATTCAGGGTCCTCAGACTAATCTGAGAGTTgctgcaattttggagaaagcAAAAACAATTCGCCAG GCCTTTGCTGGAAGTGATGAAGAGGATGACGAGGATTCTTGGAGTGATTCATGA